gcaagttttgctacccctgctctaggtatTTTCTGATCCATAAGAGGGGTGGTGGTTCCAGATCCATTCTGGACCTTCACTTGTTGGACAAATATGTTCATGTTAAAAAGTTCCATGTCACTATGTTACAGTTGGAGTTACGGCTTTAAAATAGCATTTCTGGTTTGCAGTGTTGGATTTAAAAGAAGCCTATTTTCATGTTGCCATACACTCAGAGCATAGAAAGGTATCTTTGTTTTCAGTGTTCTGGCCAATATTTTCAATACAGGGTGCTGCCATTCTGCCTTGCCCCGGCCCCTAGAGTTTTAATGAAGTGTATGGACATAGGTACTACCTCTCTGAGTCCCAAAGGATGCACAGTATTCTATCCTGATGATTGGTTCATAATAGCTGACTCACTCCTCTTACTGAAATCTCACCTATTACTGGTTGTGTCAACAGTCTTCAAATTGGCTTTAGCAATTAACTGGGATAAATCCAGATTTTCTCCACCCCAACAGACTGAATTTATTGTTCTCAAACCCAGTCTCCATTTTTTGCCTCTCTCAGGTGATCTCATTGCCTGCCTTTTCTAAAACCTCTCACCAAATGAAGAAGCACTCTACATGTCGGACCTTAAAATGGCTTTATTGTACTATTTACAATGTACCAAATGTTTTTGCAAGGGACGCTTGCTACTATTTGTCATATTGGCCTTTGTAAGGGCACTGCTTTGTTCTCCCAGTCGACTTCACGCTGGATTTTTCAAACCATTAAACTGTATTATCTATGTATTGATGTTGCCTGTCCTCTCCATATAAAAGCTCACTCCACCAGGGCTTTCGCCTCATCAGGAGCCTTCCTCCATGGTGTTTGGATCAGCGACATCTGAAGAGCAGTGATGTGGTCCCTGGCCAACACATTCATCGAGCACTACGCAGTAGACATTGATGACTATCAGTAGTCAGCCATGGGGAAAGCAGTCTTGCATTCTTTGCTTGATGATACTCATTCCACAGTCTTGGCTCTCCCCACTTCCATTGGTAAGCAGCTTATGTCATCCCAAAAGTGGGACTACACGGAAGACTGAAGATAAAACTAGGTTGTATTTACCTGTAACTCTTGTTCATTGTGTTGTCTTCAGTGCAGGCAGGAGTTCCCTCCCTCTTGCCCCTCTGTGAGTTCTCTGTTTTTACTGAGTTCCAGTAGTCAGGAGAACCAAGGAAAAATGACtctcctccctcatgctgcatgTCTGTTTGAGTGGGGAAACTCTGCCTGCAAGGTGGGGAGATCACCCTTTACAGCTCTAAAAAAACTAGAAAGTTCTCTCTTGACTGGTCTGCACCTGCACAGATATGGAAGACAATTTGATGAACAACAgctacaggtaagtgcaaccctgtttcaTGCTATTTACATTGGCTTATGATCAGATAATATCAAGATGGGCATCATAGGACGGCTGACTTGATTTATTCAGGAATTATTGTTAACCTACACAACTATATATCTTAGATGTATGGGTAGAAATTAATGGAAAATAGTTTTTGCCCTTGTACCCACAGTTACATAGAATGACCCATTTACTCTTATCAGAGATTtccaaaataaagaaaaaaaagatgattGAAGTATTTATTCCCAAAACATTCACTGATAGTACACTCAAGTAGCCACACCAGAGTGGACAAATGTAATGTTCCTGTAAAAACAACCACACCATCACAACCTGTTTTCCAGTAGTTCATACTAATAGTCTGGAAAAAAGAACAGAGGCACAGGAATGGAGAGAATCAGGCCCAAGCAAAGGGCCTTTAAAATATTCTTAAATATCGTTGGTTTATGGCCATAGATCTACAATTacaaaaaatgtaaaacatttgACTTTTAAGTAATTGTGTTAAAACTTGGGCAAACGTTTTAAAATCCCATCCTATTCTCAAAGTTTACAATTTCATTTACAATGTAGGTCATAACTCATGTTCCTCCAGGCCACTAACTGCTAtagctttttaaaagcccttgGAGCCCCTCACCTTGGGTAGACCCTTCAGTTTCTCAGGTGGGAGTGGAGGCCTGGCCAAAGAGGAGCACAGAGCTCAAGAACTGAGAATGCTCCAGAGACCCTTGCCGTGTCTCAGGGGAGTGTGAGAATAATACTTTCTTCACATAAGGCTTGGAAAGGCCAGAAACAACATGCAACATCTCTGAGGACCTTGCACTAAATAAGAACAAAGATGGCGGCACAGGTTCCTGGTTGGCGCTTTAATGTGCCAAGGAGCCAGTGACCATCTGACCCACTAAACTGTGATGCCAGCCACATTGAAGTGTACTGGAATAAAAACATACAATCTAATTTAGCCATCTAGcacaaaaacaacaataaagtGTTAGTTTTTCAGAACAATTAAAAACCTGCTTGTCAGTTTCCCCACACTTCTAATCTAACATCATTACATCTATGGAATGGAAGCCTACCCACAGGATGCTTCAAGCTATCAAAAATGTCTTTGTGGAAAAAAACAACACGTGATCTTATTGGTGACCTAGAGATAGTATTAGTTTGGCTTGGAAAAGGTTGCATAAATTTGTGTGCGATTTGCTATACCCCTTTCCCATGTAAAAGATATTCTGAGAGCTAAGCACTTCATAGATATTCAAGCATAGCTGTCTTTTTGTTCGCAACCTTAAAACGATTCAATCCAGGATAGTTTCACAAACCTCACTACGAATCTACCATGTCAATAAATGGTTTTTAAGGATTGCAGAAGTCTAAATGGAGCTAAATTCAAGGACACATGCCCATAAGGCAGGGAAGTGATATGAGCAGATAAATGGTGTGACAAAAATCAGACAAAGATGAAAGAGTAATTGTGCCAATTTCCTGCAGAGAATGAAAATGTTGTATACATGTGTAGGGAGTCCTGAAAAGTACAACTTTTACatgaaatacaaatataaatatgCTGAAGACTATATTCCTCACCCAGTGTTCAGCATCACATGTTAAAAGTACGTTTCAGTGGCTAAAATTAAGCTGGTTTCATAGTCTGTGCTCCAGCCTAGTGTCCATCTCTTCTCACTATCTACTGCTTGCCTCAGGGTTAGGTCAGTAGAAGGTAAAAAGGTAACAAGCAGATGGTAAAAGAAGAGCTGCCCTCTAGTCCTGCACCCATTATCTCTTGCTGCTTCGCCGTGTCTCTTTGCCATTGCTGACTGGGTTGGAAGAGGAAGTTGTTCCCAATGACCCTCCACTCTGGTGGTTGGGCTGGCTCCGGGTGATGCGACCACTGGTGGGATGGGTGGGAACAGTTGGTGGGTGTGTGGAGCTGCTGGGGGTAATCAATCCATTGCCATTCTGGTTGTCAGAGGCTTAAAAATAAGTATAGGAGAAAAACATTACTGAAACCATGGAGACTAAACCATTAAATTTTTCTGGGATACATTCTGTGGAGTGATAAGGACTCTCAATACATTTAAAATCAGTCGGCTTAAGGACATCTAACTGCATAGAACTACTCCTATTCACAACACTACCTAGATATACAGGAATCAGAGAGGCATAGAAAGCCATGCAGCATACATTGCACTACTAGCAGGCTAAAGAATATAGCAAGATAATAACTCTTCCAAACCTGCTCCTGGCTAAACAAGTCATGTGCATCACTCACCTGAGAGCACTGAGTTTTCATTGCAATACTAAAGAGGGCTGCCTAcctgctgctgctgaggaggAGGGGCCTGGTACAGTTTGAGAGGCTGCAGGTGCTGAATTGTCATTCTGTGTCTGGGGAAAACAATCAAAATTATTCACATATTCTGTCAAAGGCAGATGCTTCCCAGATATAACTTTTTGATAtgaaaatatgtatttatttattttgtttacttcatttatagcctgccttcctCACTAATATTCTAGGAGGATCACAAAATACAGAAAACCATTCAGTCAGCACAAGACCTCCAGTAACAATGCagtaaggagccccatggcgcaaagtggtaaagctacagtactgcagtccaagctctgttcacgacctgagttcgatcctggcagaagctgggttcaggtagctggctcaaggttgactcagcattccatcctttcgaggttggtaaaatgagtccccagcttgctgggggtaaagtgtagatgactgggaaaggcaatagcaaaccaccctgtaaaaagtcggctatgaaaatgttgtgatgcaacgtcatcctagagttggaaacaactggtgcttacataggggactacctgcagtaggactaggattacagaaattaGGGAACAATGCAAACAAAACCATTGAAGATGTGGGAAACCATAACTAATGTGGAAAGTGAGTTACCTTTGTAGCAAGACAGCACAAAAGTAGGATGATACAAACAATAAATATTGCAACAGATGACATTCCTGTTCCCTTATAAAAGTACTCTCCTGGACTGTTCCATTATATTGCAGTTCTGATGCCTTCATAAAAAGTTCTGTTTTGCATAGAAGTGTGGAAGTCTTCTTGATGGTAATAGCCTCTCAAAAGTATGACGTAAACCAAGCCAATTAGAAAAGGATCAGAAGGTAGAGCCCTAAAGCCTGGTCCTGGAACCggcagagttgccaagtccataACCAGAGGAAGCTCCTGCATTTTTAAGAACTGCACAGAAAAAAAACCATTCAGTGCAGATTCTCCTTCTTACTGTAGCACCATGATAAAAGAAAGCACACTCAATGAAGTGCCTCAATGAAGCACTACAGTGTTACACTTAAAGGCATAGATGTccgcccccacccctccccaaattgtGGATCTGGTAAATCTATGGGCATGTTTTCCAAACAGTTGTCCTGGTATCCAAAGCTTTGTGCTTTCATTCCTGAGATCTGGTTAATCTATCAGCAGGCTGTTCCATGGTATGTGTGGGAGAACAGAAAGAAACAGTGGAAGTGGGTGATAATGGGAATCAGGTGAAGGAATGTCTGTTGCATGGCTCTAGTAGAAGGAAAACTAGGATTTCAAGAGTATCCAGTTTTCGTGCGGCAACAGAAGATACAAAGGCACCCTGTGATGGAATAAAGAACAGCCCCAGGAGTGGGATACCCCATGGGGAAATCAGATACTTCCACAATTTGAGCCAAAGTTACTTCACTTGTCAGCATCAACTAAGGCTATCTCATTATACTCACATTTTTGTTTTGTGACTGTTGGGCCACATACTCTGGGTTTGGCTCACTGAAATTTGGCACTTCAGAATAAACCATACAAAACCTGCAGTGGGAAAGATagcatataaacatatgaacatatgaagctgccttctactgaatcagaccctaggtccatcaaagtcagtattgtctactcagactggcagcggctctccagggtctcaagctgtgttttttcacgcctatttgcctggaccctttttagttggaaatgccggagattgaacctgggaccttctgcttaccaagcagatgctctaccactgagccactgtccctccccgtgGTCAATGGAGTGGTTAGGTATGGTTGACCATACCTTTCCTTCTTTCGCAAAGTATGCAAGTACAGGTATCACATGCTAACTAGTGGCAGTGACAATAGTTCCCAGAAACACCATGTTTCAGATCTGTTTTAGGCTTAGACTTGCCAGACATCAGTAGATGCAAAATGTTTGACCATAATTTTTGCACTACAGGTTTTCATAATTCTTCTTTAAAGAGACACAAGCTCAAAGTGTcagaatcaaacccggataacacagagttttattcagtctatgccaggggtcctcaacctttttaaatagggggccagttcactgtccctcagactgttggagggccggactatagtaaaaacaaaacTATGAACAAATTCCTATGCATGCTGCGTATATCTTATTTTGAAGTGAAGAA
This region of Heteronotia binoei isolate CCM8104 ecotype False Entrance Well chromosome 13, APGP_CSIRO_Hbin_v1, whole genome shotgun sequence genomic DNA includes:
- the NABP2 gene encoding SOSS complex subunit B1 produces the protein MTTETFVKDIKPGLKNLNLIFIVLETGRVTKTKDGHEVRTCKVADKTGSINISVWDDVGNLIQPGDIIRLTKGYASIFKGCLTLYTGRGGDLQKVGEFCMVYSEVPNFSEPNPEYVAQQSQNKNTQNDNSAPAASQTVPGPSSSAAAASDNQNGNGLITPSSSTHPPTVPTHPTSGRITRSQPNHQSGGSLGTTSSSNPVSNGKETRRSSKR